One window of Pseudomonadota bacterium genomic DNA carries:
- a CDS encoding long-chain-acyl-CoA synthetase has protein sequence MNDTDLIRPTQLIARLPNLMVRLPAIFKAVRAIRNKDPHDSMPLLFQRTVERFPNNIAIYYEDRTLTYSQFNQEANKIAHYLHSRGVKRGDVVALYMHNRPEFLISLVGIAKAGACTALLNTSQTRKVLAHSINLVSPVAAIVGEELVEPFDEIRPDIQIEKDMIFGVADSDVQADPGAVPTNYHNIIAESRQFPATNLPDSHELTREDHYVYIYTSGTTGMPKAAVTDHNRYCNAGAGINVAMQLTDKDIYYLPLPLYHATGLIACWGSIVATGAAVVVRRRFSASEFWDDINRYQATIFGYVGEMCRYLLNQPAQPTDGQHSLKKMFGNGLRPGIWKEFKTRFKVPHILEFYGSSEGNTGFVNIFNFDNTVGVGRAILIKYDREREEIVRRADGFCIKVEKGEPGLLIGKITESTPFVGYTQKEKTEAAILRDVFEKGDAWFNTGDLLRGIGCAHYQFVDRLGDTFRWKGENVSTTEVENIIAAVPEVADCAVYGVEIPETNGKAGMASITPLPGKHLDFAKLYVHLHDNLPPYAVPIFLRVKENIDTTGTFKYKKADLKKEGYDVAHCPEPLYVLLPKATEYVPLTAELQREIDSGAYRM, from the coding sequence ATGAACGATACGGACTTAATCCGCCCTACCCAGCTGATCGCGCGGCTACCCAATTTGATGGTGAGGCTACCCGCCATATTCAAAGCGGTGCGAGCGATCAGAAATAAAGATCCGCATGATTCAATGCCCTTGCTGTTCCAACGCACGGTCGAGAGATTCCCCAACAATATTGCGATTTACTACGAGGACCGAACCCTCACCTACAGCCAGTTCAATCAAGAAGCCAACAAGATCGCCCACTACTTACACAGTAGAGGCGTCAAACGGGGCGACGTGGTGGCCCTATACATGCACAACCGCCCTGAGTTTCTGATCTCGCTGGTCGGCATCGCCAAGGCCGGAGCCTGCACGGCGTTGCTCAACACCTCGCAGACCCGCAAGGTCCTCGCGCACAGTATCAATCTGGTCTCGCCCGTCGCCGCGATTGTCGGCGAGGAGTTGGTGGAACCCTTTGATGAAATCCGCCCGGACATTCAAATCGAAAAGGACATGATTTTCGGTGTGGCCGATTCCGACGTACAGGCCGATCCGGGTGCGGTGCCAACGAACTACCACAACATCATCGCCGAAAGCCGGCAGTTTCCGGCAACCAATCTCCCCGACTCACACGAGCTGACCCGGGAAGATCATTACGTCTACATTTATACCTCCGGGACAACCGGCATGCCGAAGGCCGCAGTGACTGACCACAACCGGTATTGCAACGCGGGCGCCGGAATCAACGTGGCGATGCAACTCACCGATAAAGACATTTACTACCTGCCCCTGCCGCTTTATCACGCAACCGGCCTAATCGCGTGCTGGGGCTCGATCGTGGCAACAGGCGCTGCGGTGGTGGTTCGGCGACGGTTCAGCGCTTCGGAGTTCTGGGACGATATCAATCGGTATCAAGCGACAATCTTCGGTTATGTCGGAGAGATGTGCCGCTACCTCTTGAACCAGCCCGCCCAACCGACGGATGGCCAACACAGCTTGAAGAAAATGTTCGGGAACGGTTTGCGCCCGGGAATTTGGAAAGAATTCAAGACACGATTCAAAGTTCCGCACATTCTGGAATTTTATGGTTCCAGCGAGGGAAATACCGGGTTCGTCAATATTTTTAACTTTGACAATACGGTTGGCGTCGGTCGCGCCATACTGATCAAATACGATCGTGAACGCGAAGAAATCGTGCGCCGTGCGGATGGCTTCTGTATCAAAGTGGAAAAAGGGGAGCCCGGCCTGTTAATCGGAAAGATCACCGAAAGCACGCCCTTCGTCGGTTACACACAAAAAGAAAAGACCGAGGCGGCCATTTTGCGCGATGTGTTCGAAAAAGGGGACGCCTGGTTCAACACCGGCGATTTGTTGCGTGGTATCGGTTGTGCGCACTATCAATTCGTTGATCGCTTGGGTGACACCTTCCGCTGGAAAGGCGAGAACGTATCCACCACCGAAGTGGAGAACATCATCGCGGCGGTCCCGGAAGTGGCGGATTGCGCAGTCTACGGCGTGGAAATCCCGGAAACCAATGGCAAAGCGGGGATGGCGAGTATTACGCCGCTACCCGGAAAACACCTGGATTTCGCAAAATTATATGTCCACCTCCACGACAACCTGCCGCCCTATGCCGTGCCGATATTCTTGCGCGTAAAGGAAAATATCGACACCACGGGCACCTTCAAATACAAGAAGGCGGACCTTAAAAAAGAAGGCTACGACGTCGCCCACTGCCCCGAACCGCTCTACGTGCTGTTGCCCAAAGCGACCGAGTACGTTCCGTTAACGGCCG
- a CDS encoding VWA domain-containing protein, with protein MKILGTLLNKTLFLVWLIGLCLLTSTGFASPPQADAATVSADAILAQAEPEASSSSAAAADDSGALMFILDGSGSMWGQVQGKTKIEIAKEVMTDLVQNLPDTTTAGLTAYGHRRQGDCQDVEQLVSLQPLNKKILIEKIESITPKGKTPIATSLMRVADTFKGREGHNTIILVTDGIESCDADPCQVARDLAASGVVAKIHVVGFDLTGEAMDQLKCITEPSDGLLVAANSAEELQSALNEVVKAALPHNLLVRGLDINQKPLFVSVKVFKDGKQIAASAGGAQRYSLPAGSYRVEVHYSSLDQTLVFDDVAVEENRLTEKDAVFAPATLKVKSVDGKNEAIYSSAVVFQAGTDEELLRHNGSQHVFTLPAGTYDIRISHSPTKTQQWLRGLTLEGGEQLEKEVVFAQSQLTIVTLDGNEKALYSSATVYSAGTDEQLLRHNGSKHRFTLLPGAYDVKVTCSPIKEDQWLRNIVLQADDEIEQQVRFALGKIKVTAFGPDGKKLYLAVSVYPAGSEEEIGRATGGGPTFTLKPGAYDIHVRAGQIKQEQWLRGITIENGDEIDQKVQF; from the coding sequence ATGAAAATTCTGGGGACACTACTAAACAAGACTCTTTTCCTGGTTTGGCTGATCGGTCTATGCCTGCTCACCAGCACGGGGTTCGCCAGCCCCCCTCAGGCCGATGCGGCAACCGTTTCGGCGGACGCAATACTTGCCCAGGCAGAACCGGAAGCATCTTCAAGCTCGGCCGCGGCCGCCGATGATTCCGGCGCCCTCATGTTCATTCTGGATGGTTCCGGCTCCATGTGGGGGCAGGTGCAAGGCAAAACCAAAATAGAAATCGCCAAAGAGGTCATGACTGACTTGGTCCAGAATCTGCCCGACACCACCACCGCGGGACTCACAGCCTATGGGCACCGCCGTCAAGGGGATTGTCAGGACGTGGAGCAACTGGTTTCGCTCCAGCCGCTCAACAAAAAGATTCTCATCGAGAAAATCGAATCCATCACCCCCAAAGGCAAAACCCCCATTGCCACATCCCTTATGCGCGTCGCCGACACGTTCAAGGGTCGCGAGGGTCACAACACGATTATTCTGGTCACCGATGGCATTGAATCCTGCGATGCCGACCCCTGCCAAGTGGCCAGGGATTTGGCGGCGTCCGGGGTGGTGGCAAAAATCCATGTGGTAGGGTTTGATCTCACGGGCGAGGCCATGGATCAGCTCAAATGCATCACCGAACCCTCCGATGGGTTGTTGGTTGCGGCCAACAGCGCCGAGGAACTCCAATCGGCTCTCAACGAAGTGGTCAAGGCGGCGTTGCCCCATAACCTGCTCGTCAGAGGCCTGGATATCAATCAAAAGCCCCTTTTCGTCTCAGTCAAGGTGTTCAAGGACGGCAAGCAGATCGCCGCCAGCGCCGGCGGGGCCCAGCGCTATTCACTACCAGCCGGTAGTTACCGGGTCGAAGTCCACTACTCCAGTCTCGATCAAACCCTCGTTTTCGACGATGTGGCGGTGGAGGAAAACCGCCTGACCGAAAAAGATGCCGTGTTCGCGCCCGCCACGTTAAAGGTCAAAAGCGTGGATGGAAAAAACGAAGCCATTTATTCATCCGCCGTCGTCTTTCAGGCTGGAACCGATGAAGAGCTTCTCAGGCATAACGGTTCCCAGCATGTCTTTACGCTGCCTGCCGGAACTTACGATATCCGGATTTCACACAGCCCCACCAAAACGCAGCAGTGGTTGCGCGGTCTCACCCTTGAGGGTGGCGAGCAGCTTGAAAAGGAGGTGGTTTTTGCCCAAAGCCAGCTGACCATCGTCACTCTGGATGGCAATGAAAAGGCCCTTTACTCCTCGGCCACGGTCTACAGCGCCGGAACCGATGAACAGCTTTTAAGACACAACGGTTCCAAGCACCGCTTCACGCTGTTGCCGGGCGCATACGATGTCAAAGTCACCTGCTCGCCCATCAAGGAAGACCAATGGCTACGCAACATCGTGCTCCAGGCGGACGATGAAATCGAACAACAGGTGCGCTTCGCCCTGGGCAAAATCAAAGTCACGGCCTTCGGGCCGGACGGTAAAAAGCTCTATCTGGCGGTTAGCGTCTATCCCGCCGGTTCGGAGGAAGAAATCGGCCGCGCCACCGGCGGAGGCCCCACCTTCACGCTCAAACCGGGAGCCTACGACATCCATGTCCGCGCCGGACAGATCAAACAAGAGCAATGGTTACGGGGCATCACCATCGAAAACGGCGACGAAATCGACCAGAAGGTTCAATTTTGA
- the katG gene encoding catalase/peroxidase HPI — translation MSEKKCPVMHGGVTERGMSNMDWWPKALNLDILHQHDRKTNPMAPDFDYREALKQLDVAALKKDLHALMTDSQPWWPADWGHYGGLMIRMSWHAAGTYRAADGRGGAATGNQRFAPINSWPDNGNLDKARRLLWPIKKKYGNALSWADLIAYAGTIAYESMGLKTFGFAFGREDIWHPEKDIYWGSEKEWLGRERYDNDANPQSLENPLAAVQMGLIYVNPEGVDGKPDPLKSAQEVRETFARMAMNDEETVALTAGGHTVGKCHGNGNAAELGPDPEAADVEEQGLGWINKTSRGIGKDAVTSGIEGAWTTHPTQWDNGYFQLLLNHEWELKKSPAGAWQWEPINIKEEDKPVDAEDPSIRHNPIMTDADMAMKMDPDYRKIAERFYNDPAYFSEVFARAWFKLTHRDMGPKARYIGPDVPAEDLIWQDPIPAGRTDYDVQALKRKIADSGLSIGEMVATAWDSARTFRGSDCRGGANGARIRLSPQKDWQGNEPTRLAKVLAVLEPIAADSGASIADVIVLAGNLGVEQAAKAAGFEISVPFSPGRGDATDEMTDAEAFDVLEPVHDGYRNWLKQDYAVSAEELLLDRTQLMGLTAPEMTALIGGMRVLGTNHGGTPHGVFTDRVGVLTNDFFVNLTDMGYTWKPTGNHLYEIRDRQTDAVKWTATRVDLVFGSNSVLRAYAEVYAQDDNKQKFVQDFVAAWTKVMNADRFDLA, via the coding sequence ATGTCCGAGAAAAAGTGTCCGGTGATGCACGGCGGTGTCACTGAGCGCGGCATGTCCAACATGGATTGGTGGCCCAAAGCGCTCAACCTCGACATTTTGCATCAGCACGATCGCAAGACGAATCCCATGGCGCCGGACTTCGACTATCGCGAAGCGCTTAAGCAGCTTGACGTGGCTGCGCTCAAGAAAGACCTGCACGCGCTGATGACAGACAGCCAGCCCTGGTGGCCGGCGGACTGGGGGCACTACGGTGGCCTGATGATTCGCATGTCTTGGCATGCCGCCGGCACCTATCGCGCCGCGGACGGTCGCGGCGGCGCCGCAACCGGCAACCAGCGCTTTGCGCCCATCAATTCCTGGCCGGACAACGGAAATCTGGACAAGGCGCGCCGCCTGCTTTGGCCCATCAAAAAGAAATACGGCAACGCGCTCAGTTGGGCGGATCTGATCGCCTATGCCGGCACCATTGCGTATGAGTCGATGGGACTGAAAACCTTCGGGTTCGCTTTCGGCCGGGAAGACATCTGGCATCCGGAGAAAGACATCTACTGGGGTTCCGAAAAGGAATGGCTGGGGCGAGAGCGTTACGACAACGACGCCAACCCGCAATCGCTGGAAAATCCGCTGGCGGCGGTGCAAATGGGGCTCATTTATGTCAACCCGGAAGGCGTGGACGGCAAGCCCGATCCGCTCAAAAGCGCGCAGGAAGTGCGTGAAACCTTTGCCCGCATGGCGATGAACGACGAGGAAACGGTGGCGCTAACCGCCGGTGGACACACCGTCGGCAAATGTCATGGCAATGGTAACGCAGCGGAGTTGGGGCCCGACCCGGAAGCAGCCGACGTGGAAGAACAAGGTCTGGGCTGGATCAACAAAACCAGCCGAGGCATCGGCAAAGACGCCGTGACCAGCGGGATCGAAGGCGCGTGGACAACCCACCCCACACAGTGGGACAACGGTTATTTTCAGCTCCTGCTCAACCACGAGTGGGAACTCAAAAAAAGCCCCGCCGGTGCTTGGCAGTGGGAGCCCATCAATATTAAGGAAGAAGACAAGCCGGTTGATGCGGAAGACCCTTCGATACGCCACAACCCGATCATGACCGATGCCGACATGGCCATGAAAATGGACCCGGACTATCGCAAGATCGCCGAGCGCTTTTACAACGACCCGGCCTACTTCTCCGAAGTCTTCGCACGGGCTTGGTTCAAGTTGACCCATCGCGACATGGGGCCGAAGGCACGCTACATCGGTCCCGATGTGCCCGCCGAAGACCTGATCTGGCAGGACCCGATTCCAGCCGGGCGCACCGACTACGATGTTCAAGCCCTTAAGCGCAAAATCGCTGACAGCGGTTTGAGTATCGGCGAGATGGTCGCCACCGCCTGGGACAGTGCCAGAACGTTCCGTGGTTCGGATTGCCGTGGCGGCGCCAACGGTGCGCGCATTCGGCTGTCACCACAAAAAGACTGGCAAGGCAACGAGCCCACCCGCCTCGCCAAGGTACTGGCGGTGCTGGAACCGATTGCGGCCGACAGTGGCGCCAGCATCGCGGATGTGATTGTGCTGGCAGGAAACCTCGGCGTGGAGCAAGCCGCCAAAGCGGCGGGGTTTGAGATAAGCGTTCCGTTCTCGCCCGGTCGTGGGGACGCAACGGACGAGATGACCGATGCCGAGGCATTCGATGTACTGGAACCCGTCCACGACGGGTACCGCAACTGGCTCAAGCAAGACTATGCCGTGAGCGCGGAAGAGCTGCTGCTCGACCGCACACAACTCATGGGGCTGACCGCGCCCGAGATGACGGCGCTCATCGGTGGTATGCGTGTGCTGGGCACCAACCACGGCGGCACCCCACATGGCGTGTTCACCGATCGTGTCGGTGTGTTGACCAACGACTTCTTCGTGAATCTCACGGACATGGGTTACACATGGAAGCCGACGGGCAATCACCTGTATGAAATCCGCGATCGCCAGACGGATGCGGTGAAATGGACGGCGACGCGAGTGGATCTGGTATTCGGCTCCAACTCCGTCCTCCGCGCCTATGCCGAAGTCTATGCACAGGATGACAACAAGCAAAAATTCGTTCAGGACTTCGTCGCCGCCTGGACCAAGGTGATGAACGCCGATCGTTTCGATCTGGCCTGA